Proteins encoded in a region of the Streptomyces sp. PCS3-D2 genome:
- a CDS encoding WXG100 family type VII secretion target: protein MTDFEGYTHAQLHAMIESLDPTKVAALGTKLTEAATTIEQIGTKLKDHKVKDWEGEAATAFQDWVSRAGSATLELAKYSKVGGKYMAEAAQVMREVKPSKDGAGNFPPYDAAADAKLRENLATSREYHNDPDAVQLGQEAWSKLSGDHARAVDAMNKLAGAYDQSAAQMGKTEAPRLPPPPQVLVPSDYGTDVERSRSGGGPGTPSSSGIVSYAASTSGDFGPTGESAGASGSQAKAGTAAPSVSVPATPDQEVGVDLDTVATLPPPTTPPVTTTPGLPLATGPVGPTPGPFVPPVAIPPVGGLKGPGPFGTGPGIGPYPGLGGPGLPPSGKVIGTPGLPPRDAGITGGRPVTSTGPASGIPRGMVVGEGTQAGRPMGSGMGHGTGGHYGGTQAGLPAGRRLATEPGGVMGGRQAGAVGRPIAAGQPFTQGGSGLVRNGAGPVGHAGAGMQTPGGGRDSQGGKRPDYLTEDEETWQGNRRVAPPVID from the coding sequence ATGACGGACTTCGAGGGATACACGCACGCACAGCTGCACGCGATGATCGAGTCGCTCGATCCGACGAAGGTCGCGGCGCTGGGCACGAAGCTCACCGAGGCCGCCACGACGATCGAGCAAATCGGCACCAAGCTCAAGGACCACAAGGTCAAGGACTGGGAGGGCGAAGCTGCCACGGCGTTCCAGGACTGGGTGAGCCGCGCGGGCAGCGCCACGCTGGAACTGGCCAAATACAGCAAGGTCGGCGGCAAGTACATGGCCGAAGCGGCGCAGGTCATGCGCGAGGTCAAGCCGTCCAAGGACGGCGCGGGGAACTTCCCCCCGTACGACGCTGCTGCGGACGCGAAGCTCAGGGAGAACCTGGCGACGTCCCGCGAATACCACAACGACCCGGATGCGGTGCAGCTCGGCCAGGAGGCCTGGTCGAAGCTGAGCGGCGACCACGCGCGAGCCGTGGACGCGATGAACAAGCTCGCTGGGGCGTACGACCAGTCCGCGGCGCAGATGGGCAAGACGGAAGCCCCGAGGCTTCCGCCGCCGCCGCAGGTACTGGTGCCGTCGGATTACGGCACCGATGTGGAAAGGAGTCGCTCCGGGGGTGGTCCCGGAACGCCGAGTTCTTCAGGAATCGTGTCGTACGCGGCTTCGACATCAGGCGATTTCGGCCCTACGGGCGAGTCAGCTGGGGCGTCTGGGAGCCAGGCGAAGGCGGGCACCGCGGCCCCCTCTGTCTCCGTGCCGGCCACCCCGGATCAAGAAGTGGGCGTGGACCTCGACACTGTCGCCACGCTTCCGCCTCCGACCACGCCACCGGTGACGACCACCCCCGGTCTCCCGCTGGCCACGGGCCCCGTCGGACCCACCCCCGGCCCCTTCGTCCCGCCTGTGGCCATCCCGCCCGTCGGCGGCCTGAAGGGACCCGGCCCGTTCGGTACCGGCCCCGGAATCGGTCCGTACCCCGGATTGGGTGGTCCTGGCCTTCCTCCTAGCGGCAAGGTCATCGGTACGCCCGGCCTGCCCCCGCGTGACGCCGGTATCACAGGCGGACGTCCGGTGACGTCCACCGGCCCGGCCTCCGGCATCCCGCGCGGCATGGTCGTCGGCGAAGGTACTCAGGCCGGTCGTCCCATGGGTAGCGGTATGGGCCACGGCACCGGGGGCCACTACGGCGGCACCCAGGCCGGTCTTCCGGCGGGCCGCCGACTGGCCACGGAGCCGGGTGGCGTCATGGGTGGGCGTCAGGCCGGTGCGGTCGGTCGTCCGATTGCGGCGGGTCAGCCGTTCACCCAGGGCGGTTCTGGCCTTGTGCGCAACGGTGCCGGTCCCGTGGGTCATGCGGGTGCAGGTATGCAGACTCCGGGCGGGGGCCGGGACAGCCAGGGGGGCAAGCGCCCCGATTACCTGACCGAGGACGAAGAGACCTGGCAGGGCAACCGTCGTGTTGCCCCGCCCGTGATCGACTGA
- the mycP gene encoding type VII secretion-associated serine protease mycosin, translated as MRKATSALVGLLLAGVAATPAHAETIRSQQWHLDAMKADEIWKISKGKGITVAVIDDGVREIPELAGQLVPGKRFTVAGGDGPTDQGSHGTTMAAVIAGTGRHPSGDGAYGLAPAVKILPILVDNNEKATPTWVAAIRYAADSDAKIINMSLGIPGEPEDDVARAEAVKYALSKGKLIFAAVGNYGDSANELAYPAGTPGVVGVGAVDSSGEPTKESQHGPQVDLAAPGMEIVTACTGKSGLCTSHGTSDASALASASAALLWSAHPDWTNNQVLRVLLNTAGKPVDGSQRNDYVGYGVVRPRIALQTPGDPGPADVYPLPDLAAAASGGKPSASAPTDATPSAPTSQAAAEEKGGNSLLWVGLGLGACVLIGGAVTAVIVRRNR; from the coding sequence ATGCGCAAGGCGACCTCGGCCCTGGTGGGTCTCCTGCTGGCCGGGGTCGCCGCGACCCCAGCTCACGCGGAGACCATCAGATCGCAGCAGTGGCATCTCGACGCCATGAAGGCCGACGAGATCTGGAAGATCAGCAAGGGTAAGGGCATCACCGTTGCAGTCATTGATGACGGGGTCCGGGAAATTCCCGAACTGGCAGGCCAGCTCGTCCCGGGGAAGCGGTTCACCGTTGCAGGCGGTGACGGTCCTACCGACCAAGGCAGCCACGGAACCACCATGGCCGCCGTGATTGCCGGAACGGGAAGACATCCGAGTGGTGACGGTGCCTATGGCCTGGCACCCGCCGTGAAGATTCTGCCCATTCTTGTGGATAATAATGAGAAGGCGACGCCGACCTGGGTCGCGGCAATTCGGTACGCGGCAGATTCGGATGCAAAGATCATCAACATGTCTCTGGGGATTCCCGGGGAGCCCGAGGATGATGTGGCGAGAGCTGAAGCCGTCAAGTATGCGTTGTCCAAAGGAAAGCTAATCTTCGCGGCTGTGGGTAATTATGGCGATTCGGCCAACGAGCTTGCCTACCCCGCTGGAACCCCCGGAGTGGTCGGCGTCGGGGCTGTGGATTCCTCAGGCGAACCGACCAAGGAGTCTCAGCACGGCCCGCAGGTGGATCTGGCTGCTCCTGGCATGGAGATCGTGACGGCATGCACAGGGAAGTCTGGTCTTTGCACCAGCCACGGAACCAGCGACGCCTCCGCTCTCGCCTCCGCCTCCGCCGCGCTGCTCTGGTCCGCTCACCCCGACTGGACCAACAACCAGGTCCTGCGCGTGCTCCTGAACACCGCCGGGAAGCCCGTTGACGGGTCTCAGCGCAATGACTACGTCGGCTATGGCGTGGTCCGGCCCCGGATCGCGTTGCAGACGCCCGGGGATCCCGGCCCGGCCGATGTCTACCCGCTGCCCGATCTGGCCGCGGCGGCCAGTGGCGGAAAGCCTTCCGCGTCCGCCCCCACCGACGCCACGCCGTCCGCTCCCACCTCCCAGGCTGCCGCCGAGGAGAAGGGCGGCAACTCCCTGCTCTGGGTCGGGCTGGGACTCGGGGCGTGTGTGCTCATCGGCGGGGCCGTGACCGCGGTGATCGTACGCCGCAACCGTTGA